The DNA region GCACCTCGTCGGCCAGTCCGGTACGCCGCAGCCACGCCAGATCACCGACCGTGGACCGGGACCCGGGGAGCACGATGACGTCGGCCGACCGCAGCGCCACCGGGTCGTCGACCACGCTGACCGCCACCCCGGGTTCGGCGGCCAGGGCGTCCACGTCCGTCGCGTTCGACAGCCGGGGCATCCGCACCACGGCCACCCGCAGCACTGGATCCGGAGCATCGACCGCCGATCTGGACGCCCAGCGGCCGACGGCCAGGGTGTCCTCGCCGTCCAGCCACACCCCGTCCAACCAGGGCAGGACCCCGAGGAACGGCACCCCGGTCCGCCGGGTGATCTCATCCAGGCCGGGCCGCAGCAGGTCGACGTCACCGCGGAACTTGTTGATCAGGAACGCCCTCACCAGGGCCCGGTCGGCGTCGTCCAGCAGGGCGACCGTGCCGTACAGCGAGGCGAGGACGCCGCCGCGGTCGATATCACCGACCACCATCACCGGCAGGTCGAAGCGGCGGGCCAGGCCCAGGTTGACGTAGTCGCCGGACCGCAGGTTGATCTCGGCCGGGGAACCGGCGCCCTCGCTGACGACGACGTCGTACTTCTCCGCCAGTTCCTCGTAGGCCGCGAACGCCGCCTGGGCCAGATGGCGCCGTCCGGTCGCGAACTCACCGGACGCCAGCTCGCCGGCCGGCCGACCGCGGACCACGATGTGTGAGCGACGGTCCGAGCCGGGCTTGAGCAGCACCGGGTTCATCGCCGACTCCGGCGTGGCCCGGGCCGCCTGGGCCTGCAGGTACTGGGCCCGGCCGATCTCGGTGCCGTCCGGGCAGACCATCGAGTTGTTCGACATGTTCTGCGCCTTGAACGGCGCGACCCGGATCCCTCGCCGATGCAGCACGCGGCACAGCCCCGTGGTCACCGACGACTTGCCCGCGTCCGACGAGGTCCCGGCGATCAGCAGACCCCGGGCGGTCACCGGGCCAGCACCCGGTCGAACACCGCGGCCAGCAGACCAGAATCGGGCAACGGCAGCCCGGCGATCGCCGACAGGTAGATGCCGTTGCCCACCAGCTTGATCAACTCGGCCTGCACCGGGTCGTCGATCTCGGCCCGCATCGGGGCCTCCCAGGCGGTGAAGATCTCGACCAGCAGCCGGGCCGCCCGGTCCTCGGTCTCCGGATCCGCCCCGGCATCCGGGCCGGTACCGGTGCGGACGGCCGCGATGAGCGAGGTGAAGAACCCCTCGTCCTCCGTCGGGATCGAGTACTGCAGATACGCCTGGGCGCCGCCCACCGCCGCGCTCTGCTGGTCCATGTCGGCGATGACTTTGTCCTTCACCTGCTCGAGCAGACCGAGCAGCAGATGGGACTTCGACGGAAAGTGATACAGCAGGCCGCCTTTGGAGACCCCGGCTTGCGCGGCCACCGCCTCCAGGGTGACGGCCGGCAGACCGCCCGTGCTCAGCAGGTGCCGGAGGGCGGCGAGAATCCGCTCGCGCGCATCGGAGGCCACCGGTAAACTGTACCGGCCGGACGGTAAAGCGAGAGAGACTGGTCGCCGGCCACCAGCACGATCCGGTCGCTGACCGGCAGTTGGGTTCGAAGCTCATGTTCGGTACGTACCTGGAAGTCCTGCGCCTCCCCGGCGCCCTGCGGTTCACCCTCTCCGGCCTGCTCGCGCGCATGCAGCTGTCGATGGCCGGGCTGGGCGCCGTCATGCTGCTGTCGGCCAGCCGCGGCTCCTACGCCGTCGCCGGCACGGTGGCCGCCCTGTACGCGGTCTCGGCCGCCCTGGTCGGTCCGCAGGTCTCCCGGCTCATCGACTCCTTCGGCCAGCGCCGCATCGTCCCCCTCCAGCTCGCCGTCCACCTGCCCGCCGTCGCCGGGTTGGTGTCGTTCGCGGTGTTCACCGATCTCAACTGGCCGGTCTTCGTGCTGGCGCTGTTCGCCGGTTCGTCGACCCCCGCGGTCGGCGCCCTGGTCCGGGCCCGCTGGTCCAACCTGTTGCGCGGCTCGCCCCAGCTGCGGACCGCGTTCGCCTGGGAGGCGCTGATCGACGAATTCGTCTTCATCGTCGGCCCGCCGCTGGCGACCATCCTGGCCCTGCAGATCACGCCCAGCGCGGCGCTGATCATCGCGACCATCGCGCTGGTCACCGGCACCGTCCTACTGATCACCCAGCGGTCGACCGAGCCGCCGGCCGCCGGTCGGTCCAACGCGACGTCCGGTCGCCCGGCCATCCTGCTGCCCGGCGTCGCCGGGATCACGGCGATCTTCGTGCTGCTCGGCGGCATCTTCGGCTCGTACGAGGTGGCCACGGTCGCCTTCGCCAAGGAGCAGGGCGCCCCGGCGGTGGCCGGTCTGATCCTGGCCCTGTACGCGGTCGGGTCGCTCGCCGCCGGCGTCGTCTACGGAGCCCTCACCCTGCGGGCCCCGTTGTCGAAGCAGTTTCTGGCGGCGACCGGCGTGCTCGCCGTCGTGACGTTCCCCCTGCCCCTGCTCGGGCAGCTGTGGCTGGTCGCCGCCGGCCTGTTCGTCGCCGGTATCGCCTGCTCACCGGTGCTGATCGCCGGCACGGCGCTGCTCGAGCACATCGTGCCGTCCAACCGGTTGACCGAGGCCATGACGTGGAACGCCAGCGGCCTGGCCGTCGGCATCGCCGTCGCGTCGCCGCTGGCCGGGGTGGTCATCGACCGGCACGGTGCGGCGGTCGCGTACTGGGTGACCGCCGGCTGCGGGGTGCTCGCCTTCGCCGTCGCCGCGGTGGTCTACCGGTCCCTGCGCCGCGCCGACCTGGGCGCCGAACCCACGGAAAAGGTCCTGACCGGCGGGCAACCACAGTCGCTCACGGTGGAAAAGGCCTGACAGCGGGTACTGGTCAGCTATGACGCAGCCCGACGATCGCACTCAGGACGGCACCGCCAGCCCCGACGGTGGTGACGTCAATCTGCAGCCCGGGCCCCGGGACGAGGGCGGGTCCGGCGGGATGGCCACCCGCGAGCAGGAAGCCCGCGAGGAGCAGGCGGACGGCGGGTGACCCCGGACAGCAACCGTCCGGGCCGTGCCGGCAGTACTCCTGACATGGAGTCTGGTTCCGGAACGTTGTTCGGCCCGTCATCGGTCAGCTGGCGCGTGCACGCCGACCCGGTGTTCCCGGTCGCCGGGGTGCGGGCGCTCATCCTGCAGGCCCTGCACCCCACGGCGGTGGCCGGGGTCGCCCAGCACACCGGGTTCCGGGACGACTTCTGGGGGCGGCTGGAACGCACCGGCTTGTACGTCTCGACGCTGACCTACGGCCCGGCCGGCGAGGCCCGCAAGCTGGCCGCCCGGATCCGCGGGATCCACCGTCGGCTGAGCGCCGTCGACCCCGACACCGGTCGCGAGTTCCCGCTCGACCGGCCCGATCTGCTGCTCTGGGTGCACTGCTGCGAGATCGAGTCGTTCCTGACGACCGTGCGCCGGGCCGGCAACCCGCTGTCGGATGCCGACGCCGATCGGTACGTCGCCGAGCAGGTCGTCAGCGCCGAACTGATCGGTCTACCGGCGTCGCAGGTACCGGCCAGCGTCGCCGAGTTGGACGCCTACTTCCACGACGTCCGACCCCGGCTGCGGCTCACCGACACCGCACGGGACGGCATCCGCACGCTGACCATCCCGCCGATGAAGGCGTGGGTGCAGCTGCTCACCCCGGCCCGGCCGGCCTGGACCGTCCTCGCCGGGGCGGCCCTGGCCACCCTGCCGCGGTGGGCCCGCAAGATGTACCGGCTCCCCGGCCTGCCGACCACCGACCTCGCCGCCACCGCCGGACTGAAGGCGCTGCGGGTCGCCGCCCTCGCCCTGCCCGACCGCATCAGCGGCCCACCCGAGGCCCGGCGGGCCCGCGCGCTCATCGCTGCGGCCGAGGGCGCGGCCTGAGCCATCGACAGGACGCTTGTGCCGCTCTGAAGGCCTTCCAGAGCGGCACAGGCGTCCTGTCGATCAGTCGGCCGTCGGAATCATGCCGACCAGTGACACCCGTCGAGACGGCTTGATGCGAATGAGGTCATCGGCGATGAGTTCCTCGCTCAAGCCGCTGACCCGCCTCACTTCGGACAGATCAGGGATGCGTCCGGTCTCGTCGACGTGGATCTCGAAGGGATCGGACGGTTCCATCACGCCCCACCAGAGCAGATGGACGTCGAGCGCGCAGAACCTCTGAAATGCGGCGCGGAGCACCTTCTGAACAGCGATCTTCTGAATTCGGGTCAGCGGCGTGAACTCGAATCGCACCTCGATGTCCGCAGGTACCAGCGCTTGGTAGCCGCGTTCGAGGTCTGCGTCGAAGAGTTCATTCTGCCGCCGCCGGTGGACGGTGATCAGCCGGTGGTGGTGCGCACGACGGACGGCGAAGTGCTGCGGATCGTGCTGGGCTCCCCACTCGTTCATGGTCGTCGCCAACGGTTGGAGGAGATGGTAGAGCGCCTCCTCCTCCGGGTCGTCGAACATGCGCAGGGTCATGCGCCGCCTCCAGGCCACTCGGCCCGTCGCTCCTGTCCCGCCCGGGCCACTTCGGCGATCCCGTCGGCGATCGGTTCCCAGAGCGGTTGGGGGATCTCGTGACCCATCCCGGCGTAGGTGACGAGCTTGGCGCCGGGGATGGCGGCGGCGGTGGCGCGGCCGCCGGAGGCGTTGATCAACGGGTCGGACAGACCATGGACGACGAGGCTGGGCAGGTCGAGGCGGCGTAGTTCGGCGGTGCGGTCGGGGGAGCCGAGGATGGCCGCGAACTGGCGGGCCGAGCCGTCCGGGTCGTAGGCCCGGTCCCAGGACGCGCCGGCGATCTCCCGCATCGCGTCCAGCCGCAGCGGGTAGGCCGGGGACGCCTGCTGCCGGTACACGGTGAGCTTCAACGCGATCGCCTCCTCCCGGGAGGTGACGGTCGGCCGGGTCAGCAGGCGGTAGGCGGTGGCCAGCTTCGGATGACCCACTCGCCGGGACCCGGTGCTCGACGCGATCGACGTCAGGCTGGCGACCAGATCCGGATGACGGATGGCCAGCGACTGGGCGATGCAGCCGCCCATGCTGATCCCCACCACGTGCACGGGCCCCAGGCCCAACCCGGTGATGAGCCCGGCGGTGTCGTCGGCCATGTCCGCGGTCAGGTAGGGCGGCTGCTGCCGCCCGAGGAACGCCGACACCGGCCGGCCGGCCGGCAGGTCGGACAGATGCGTCGACAACCCGACGTCCCGGTTGTCGAAGCGGACGACGTGATGCCCCCGCGCGACGAGTTCCGCGCAGAACCCGTCCTCCCACGCCAGCATCTGCGTCGCCAGACCCATCACCAGCAGCACAGTGGGGTCGGCCGGGTCGCCGAACGACTCGTAGGCCAGGGACAGGCCGTTGCTGGAGACGGTGGCCGAAGCAGTCACCCGACCAGTCTGGCAGCGTCGTCCGGCCGGTCGTCGGCTCTGGCCACCACCGGAGCACGGACGTCGACCATGGCGGCCCCGCTGATCAGGCCGGACAGTCCCGGGCGACCCCGAACCGCTGTGGTGAAGGGCACCGCGATCAGGCAGAGGACGGTCCAGGCCCAGCAGGTGACCTGCACCCATCCGGCCGCCCCGGACCCGGACACCGCCCCGGCCACCTGGCCGACCGTGAAAACGCCGCCGGTGACCGACGCCCGCAGCAACCGTCGGTCGGACGAGGGCTCGGGCCACCGCGGCGACAGCCAGACGAGGGCCTGACCGATCGACGCTCCCGACCCGCGAAGCGCGGGCAGGTAGAAGACGCCCAGCCCGGCGATCAGGGCTGCGGCCGGGGACGCCCACACCGGGGCGTCGAGGAACCGACCGGCCAGGGCCGACCGGACCGCCACGGTCCCGGCCACCAGGGCGACCGCCACCAGCAGGAACGCCGCGCCGTCGAGCAGCATCCCCACCCAGCGCCGGCCGACCGTCACCGGGCGGGGCTCGGTCCGGGTCATCCGGAGATCCCGGGCCTGCGGCATCCAGAACAGCAGGGCCGGAGCGATCACCGCCCCGACCAAGGCGCCGGTGGTGTTGGCGATCAGGTCGTCGACGTCGCCGACGCGGTAGCTGCAGGGGTAGAGGCCGTAGATCGCCGACCACTGCGTGAGCTCGATGACCGCCGACACCGCCAGCCCGATACCCGTCGCGGCCACGACCCCGCGGCCCAGGTATCGGCGGACCACCACACCGAGGGGGATGAAGAGGGCGACGTTGAAGAGGACCTGCCAGAGCGACCAGCCGGTCAGCGCGGCCCGCCAGCCACGACGCGCGGCCGTCGACCGGATGTCGTCGACGAACGAGAACGGTGACCACTGGAACGCGGCCAGCCCGGGCCCGCCGCGACGGTTGCACACCGTGTCCGGATCAGGCAGCGGGAGGAAGACGTAGGCGACCAGGGCGACGACATAGACGCTGACCGCGAGCAGACCCAGTAGCCGGGCGCCACTGATCCGTCCGTACCGGCGGTACTGCACGACGACCGCCGGGACCAGCACGGCCAGGAAGACCAGCGCCCCGCCCAGCAGGCCGAACCCGGCCTGCCATGTCCATCCGCCCACGCCGGGATCGTGCACTCCGGCGCTGCCGCCCGGAGGCGGTGACGCCGGAGTGCGCCCGAAAGGGTCAGCTGTTGTCCACCTGCTCCTGGGCGGTGCGGTCGGCCCGGTTCACGGCGCAGACCACGGCCTTGAGCGAAGCGGTGGTGATGGACGAATCGATGCCGACGCCCCAGACGACCTGGTTGCCGATCGCGCATTCCAGGTAGGCCGCGGCGCGGGCGTCCCCACCGGCGGACAGGGCGTGCTCGACGTAGTCCAGCACGCGGACGTCGTAGCCCAGCTGCTCGGACAGCGCCGAGCAGAACGCCGCCACCGGGCCGTTGCCCCGCCCACGGATGACGCTCTCCTCGCCCCGCGAGACGACGCGGGCGGCGACCTCGTCGGTGACCGGGCGATCGTCCGGGCTGTGCAGCGAATCCTCCGGGGACTCCACCCGGGATCGGATCAGCTGCAACGGCGTCGTCGCCTCCAGGTACTCCGCGGAGAAGTACCGCCACATGGTCGGGGCGTCGACTTCGCCGCCTTCGGCATCGGTGTGCTGCTGCACGGCCCGGGAGAATTCGATCTGCAGCCGGCGCGGCAGGTCCAGGCCGTGCTCGGTCTTCATGATGTAGGCGACGCCGCCCTTGCCGGACTGCGAGTTGACCCGGATGACGGCCTCGTAGCTGCGGCCGACGTCCTTGGGGTCGATCGGCAGGTACGGAACCTGCCAGGTGAACTGCTCGACCGGTACGCCGGCCGCGGCCGCGTCCCGGTTCAGGTGGTCGAAGCCCTTCTTGATGGCGTCCTGGTGGGAGCCGGAGAAGGCGGTGTAGACCAGGTCGCCGCCGTAGGGGTGCCGCTCGGGGACGGCCAGCTGGTTGCAGTACTCCACGGTGCGACGGATCTCGTCGATGTCGGAGAAGTCGATCTGCGGGTCGACGCCCTGGCTGAACAGGTTCAGGCCCAGGGTGACCAGGCAGACGTTGCCGGTGCGCTCGCCGTTGCCGAACAGGCAGCCTTCGATGCGGTCGGCCCCGGCCAGGTAGCCCAGCTCGGCGGCGGCGACCGCGGTGCCGCGGTCGTTGTGCGGGTGCAAAGAAAGAGCGATCGCACTGCGTCGTTCTAAGTTCCGGTGCATCCACTCGATCGAGTCGGCGTAGACGTTGGGGGTGGCCATCTCGACGGTGGCCGGCAGGTTGACGACCATCGGGTTCTGCTCGGTCGGCTGCCAGATGGCGGAGACCGCGTTGCAGACCTCGACCGCGTACTCCAGCTCGGTGCCGGTGTAGGACTCGGGGGAGTACTCGAAGCGCCAGTCGGTGTCCGGGTACTTCTCGGCCCAGCGGGCCACCTCTTCGGCGCCGTCCGTGGCGATGCGCATGATGCCGGCGCGGTCCTGGCCGAAGACGACCCGGCGCTGCAGGGTCGACGTCGAGTTGTACAGATGGACCAGTCCCTGCGGCGCGCCCTCCAGGGCCTCGAACGTCCGGGCGATCAGCTCGGGCCGGGCCTGGGTCAGCACCTGGATGCGGACGTCCTCGGGAATGGCGTCCTGCTCGATGATCTCGCGGACGAAGTCGAAGTCGGTCTGGCTGGCCGCCGGGAACCCGACCTCGATCTCCTTGAAGCC from Nakamurella flava includes:
- a CDS encoding VanZ family protein, giving the protein MGGWTWQAGFGLLGGALVFLAVLVPAVVVQYRRYGRISGARLLGLLAVSVYVVALVAYVFLPLPDPDTVCNRRGGPGLAAFQWSPFSFVDDIRSTAARRGWRAALTGWSLWQVLFNVALFIPLGVVVRRYLGRGVVAATGIGLAVSAVIELTQWSAIYGLYPCSYRVGDVDDLIANTTGALVGAVIAPALLFWMPQARDLRMTRTEPRPVTVGRRWVGMLLDGAAFLLVAVALVAGTVAVRSALAGRFLDAPVWASPAAALIAGLGVFYLPALRGSGASIGQALVWLSPRWPEPSSDRRLLRASVTGGVFTVGQVAGAVSGSGAAGWVQVTCWAWTVLCLIAVPFTTAVRGRPGLSGLISGAAMVDVRAPVVARADDRPDDAARLVG
- a CDS encoding alpha/beta hydrolase — protein: MTASATVSSNGLSLAYESFGDPADPTVLLVMGLATQMLAWEDGFCAELVARGHHVVRFDNRDVGLSTHLSDLPAGRPVSAFLGRQQPPYLTADMADDTAGLITGLGLGPVHVVGISMGGCIAQSLAIRHPDLVASLTSIASSTGSRRVGHPKLATAYRLLTRPTVTSREEAIALKLTVYRQQASPAYPLRLDAMREIAGASWDRAYDPDGSARQFAAILGSPDRTAELRRLDLPSLVVHGLSDPLINASGGRATAAAIPGAKLVTYAGMGHEIPQPLWEPIADGIAEVARAGQERRAEWPGGGA
- a CDS encoding MFS transporter, with product MFGTYLEVLRLPGALRFTLSGLLARMQLSMAGLGAVMLLSASRGSYAVAGTVAALYAVSAALVGPQVSRLIDSFGQRRIVPLQLAVHLPAVAGLVSFAVFTDLNWPVFVLALFAGSSTPAVGALVRARWSNLLRGSPQLRTAFAWEALIDEFVFIVGPPLATILALQITPSAALIIATIALVTGTVLLITQRSTEPPAAGRSNATSGRPAILLPGVAGITAIFVLLGGIFGSYEVATVAFAKEQGAPAVAGLILALYAVGSLAAGVVYGALTLRAPLSKQFLAATGVLAVVTFPLPLLGQLWLVAAGLFVAGIACSPVLIAGTALLEHIVPSNRLTEAMTWNASGLAVGIAVASPLAGVVIDRHGAAVAYWVTAGCGVLAFAVAAVVYRSLRRADLGAEPTEKVLTGGQPQSLTVEKA
- a CDS encoding TetR/AcrR family transcriptional regulator produces the protein MASDARERILAALRHLLSTGGLPAVTLEAVAAQAGVSKGGLLYHFPSKSHLLLGLLEQVKDKVIADMDQQSAAVGGAQAYLQYSIPTEDEGFFTSLIAAVRTGTGPDAGADPETEDRAARLLVEIFTAWEAPMRAEIDDPVQAELIKLVGNGIYLSAIAGLPLPDSGLLAAVFDRVLAR
- a CDS encoding oxygenase MpaB family protein → MESGSGTLFGPSSVSWRVHADPVFPVAGVRALILQALHPTAVAGVAQHTGFRDDFWGRLERTGLYVSTLTYGPAGEARKLAARIRGIHRRLSAVDPDTGREFPLDRPDLLLWVHCCEIESFLTTVRRAGNPLSDADADRYVAEQVVSAELIGLPASQVPASVAELDAYFHDVRPRLRLTDTARDGIRTLTIPPMKAWVQLLTPARPAWTVLAGAALATLPRWARKMYRLPGLPTTDLAATAGLKALRVAALALPDRISGPPEARRARALIAAAEGAA
- the leuA gene encoding 2-isopropylmalate synthase, with product MGTPIPSRVRRPAGDIPAGQPAWNRQRPSAMPVNRYTPFTPIDLPDRTWPNKVITTAPQWCAVDLRDGNQALIDPMTPARKRKMFDLLVQMGFKEIEVGFPAASQTDFDFVREIIEQDAIPEDVRIQVLTQARPELIARTFEALEGAPQGLVHLYNSTSTLQRRVVFGQDRAGIMRIATDGAEEVARWAEKYPDTDWRFEYSPESYTGTELEYAVEVCNAVSAIWQPTEQNPMVVNLPATVEMATPNVYADSIEWMHRNLERRSAIALSLHPHNDRGTAVAAAELGYLAGADRIEGCLFGNGERTGNVCLVTLGLNLFSQGVDPQIDFSDIDEIRRTVEYCNQLAVPERHPYGGDLVYTAFSGSHQDAIKKGFDHLNRDAAAAGVPVEQFTWQVPYLPIDPKDVGRSYEAVIRVNSQSGKGGVAYIMKTEHGLDLPRRLQIEFSRAVQQHTDAEGGEVDAPTMWRYFSAEYLEATTPLQLIRSRVESPEDSLHSPDDRPVTDEVAARVVSRGEESVIRGRGNGPVAAFCSALSEQLGYDVRVLDYVEHALSAGGDARAAAYLECAIGNQVVWGVGIDSSITTASLKAVVCAVNRADRTAQEQVDNS
- a CDS encoding cobyric acid synthase, which encodes MTARGLLIAGTSSDAGKSSVTTGLCRVLHRRGIRVAPFKAQNMSNNSMVCPDGTEIGRAQYLQAQAARATPESAMNPVLLKPGSDRRSHIVVRGRPAGELASGEFATGRRHLAQAAFAAYEELAEKYDVVVSEGAGSPAEINLRSGDYVNLGLARRFDLPVMVVGDIDRGGVLASLYGTVALLDDADRALVRAFLINKFRGDVDLLRPGLDEITRRTGVPFLGVLPWLDGVWLDGEDTLAVGRWASRSAVDAPDPVLRVAVVRMPRLSNATDVDALAAEPGVAVSVVDDPVALRSADVIVLPGSRSTVGDLAWLRRTGLADEVLRAVAAGTTVVGICGGYQMLGRTIRDGVESSVAEVDGLGLLPTDVRFAAEKSLGTPSGSWHDETVDGYEIHHGVATVDDGAEPFLDGCRVGPVWGTMWHGIFENDGFRRRWLAQVAAERGRATLPAAGIGYRALRESMIDALADAVEAHVDVDAVIELIGARG